TGTACACAATCTATCGATTAGTTTCACACAAGTAGACCCTCTTCAGCCTATGCCACATAAATAATGGTGCCATATTTATGGATGAAGAAAGGTCACGTCAATTTGAGTGacaataataaattcaaattatctTCTATCAGTTAATGGTGTTCAATTGGATTTTTCCTCTTGGTTTATTAACTCGAAAAACAATAATTTGTGTTTAACTGACCCCAGATGGTGTGGTAGCCCAAAACATAAAACTCTCTTGCCAAACATAAGCAGTCAGCAAGACAATGCCATTTTCAATCATCATTAATAAATACTGCTACTTGTAATCGAAGCAAGACTATATATTAAACAAATAAAGGTATTAGTATCTATCCATCTACCAGTAAATTAAATTCCTGGGGTCTGCTTTAATTACTGCCCCTTTGAGTTAATGTCTTTCTCTggtcattttttaatttctgaAAAGAACTTTGGTATTTTACATACATTCTAGTCCACGTAATGATAAAATTTCGTCATTCCCCTGACATAAATATTTGTTCAAAGTCTCCCTTCCAATCATCCAAGTTCACACTCGAACTTTGTGATTGTCATTCTATCCAATTCATTATAAATTGAAGCCACCACACACCACAGAGTCCATAGAGCTATAGACAACATATATTCCTCTGCATCTTCACTCAAAAATTAAGCATCGATCAAGCTAATAATAAACTATGTCTAAAGCATCTGCTAGTTTTTTCTTCATCACCCTTCTCCtctgttttgccctgtcctatGCTGCTCGCCCTCGGCCACTTTTTCACGAGGCTACTCTCAACAATATTCAACACCAGGTACGTACGTAGTTCGATTGTTAAATTGTGTGATTATCTCATCTAATAAATTTAGTTGTTTAACATAGAATCGTTATTATTATGAACAAACTATATACTATTCGTCTCATGTTagtattaaattatttgaatttatttcAGGATGTTGTTGAACCAAAGAAAGTTGGTGAGGAAGAGAGTTGCAAAGGAGTCAAGGAAGAAGAATGTTTAGAAAGGAGGACTTTGGCTGCTCATCTTGACTATATCTATACCCAAAATCAGAACCCCTGAAACAAAGTACGGTTCCCAAGGACGAAAATGATCAGTTAATTTGTTTT
The sequence above is a segment of the Solanum dulcamara chromosome 11, daSolDulc1.2, whole genome shotgun sequence genome. Coding sequences within it:
- the LOC129873740 gene encoding phytosulfokines 3-like translates to MSKASASFFFITLLLCFALSYAARPRPLFHEATLNNIQHQDVVEPKKVGEEESCKGVKEEECLERRTLAAHLDYIYTQNQNP